From a region of the Lepus europaeus isolate LE1 chromosome 17, mLepTim1.pri, whole genome shotgun sequence genome:
- the TMEM273 gene encoding transmembrane protein 273, with protein MGLGSPVRRALLFLLDVGSAQVLETGKAAGTDIDFKYAIIGAAVGVAISAGFLALKICVIRKHLLDNESSDLRSTAVGLSDSTARKKRMPRDAQVIEL; from the exons ATGGGCTTAGGCAGTCCTGTGCGGAgggccctcctcttcctcctgg ATGTCGGAAGCGCTCAAGTGCTGGAGACAGGCAAGGCTGCTGGAACTGACATTG ACTTCAAGTACGCCATCATCGGGGCGGCCGTGGGCGTGGCCATCTCCGCCGGCTTCCTGGCCCTGAAGATCTGCGTGATCAGGAAGCACTTGCTGGATAACGAGTCTTCAGACCTGAGAAGCACTGCTGTGGGCCTCAGCG ACAGCACGGCACGGAAGAAGAGGATGCCAAG